Proteins co-encoded in one Megalops cyprinoides isolate fMegCyp1 chromosome 1, fMegCyp1.pri, whole genome shotgun sequence genomic window:
- the LOC118794628 gene encoding nuclear RNA export factor 1-like, with protein sequence MASSRAVWKNNKRGHDDNDGGHQQCKWKPQALLRQQTHREKWIKQQYHRGRGGGRRRWFKITIPHGKKYDKKWLLSALQDECSRSFTPVKYHTQGHTVHFFIDDAAIANALSKASRKITGPKGYKLTVRMKPCSAPSFIHTELTPEELERLKQCMSKRFDGSEQALDLKSIGTDPDLMCQNIEMLLNRKSCMQAVIKIIEEHIPTLTSINLSSNQLCHLDGVEELLSKVPSLKALNLSRNGLKTEQELDKLQGFKLVELWLDGNPLCAHFKDQATYISAVRQRFPQLLRLDGCDLPQLEGFDVEGSTTLPFHCGEIKKLVMRFLQDYYGVYDSDNRQPLLDAYHERSSFSFRAHFPGQNPSTCGLGDYHRDSFNLHKLKEPTAQFHLLKRTRLSVVALLNELPKTLHDTASFNIHVNSYSNTSLSFTVSGVFREVDSRSADCFKAFSRLFVAVPARSGGLCIVNDELCVKNATEEKIRGAFRAMAPPHSSGPVCTVSAFQQEMLSAFSLQSGMNLEWSKKCLEDNKWDFNRAAHIFTNLKAMGKIPHIAFRK encoded by the coding sequence atgGCATCTTCTAGAGCAGTCTGGAAAAATAACAAGCGTGGGCATGATGACAATGACGGAGGTCACCAACAATGCAAATGGAAGCCGCAAGCGTTGCTCAGGCAGCAAACGCACAGAGAGAAGTGGATCAAGCAGCAATACCATAGAGGGCGAGGAGGAGGGCGCAGGAGGTGGTTCAAGATTACGATTCCCCATGGGAAGAAGTATGACAAGAAATGGCTGCTGAGCGCCCTGCAAGATGAGTGCTCCCGGTCCTTCACTCCGGTGAAATATCACACACAGGGCCACACTGTGCACTTCTTCATCGATGATGCCGCCATTGCAAATGCCCTGAGCAAAGCTTCACGCAAGATCACAGGTCCAAAGGGCTATAAGCTGACCGTGCGGATGAAACCGTGCTCAGCTCCCTCCTTCATTCACACAGAACTGACACCAGAGGAACTGGAGCGTCTCAAACAATGTATGTCCAAGCGCTTCGACGGCTCAGAGCAAGCACTTGACCTGAAGAGCATTGGGACAGACCCAGACCTAATGTGCCAGAACATTGAGATGCTCCTGAACAGGAAGAGCTGCATGCAGGCCGTAATTAAGATCATTGAGGAGCATATTCCCACCCTGACGAGCATAAACCTGAGCAGCAACCAACTGTGCCACCTGGATGGCGTGGAAGAGCTGCTCAGTAAGGTGCCCAGTCTGAAGGCGCTCAATCTCTCCCGCAATGGGCTGAAGACAGAGCAAGAGCTGGACAAGCTGCAAGGTTTCAAGTTAGTGGAACTGTGGCTGGATGGAAACCCCCTGTGCGCCCATTTCAAGGACCAGGCCACCTACATCAGCGCTGTACGACAGCGGTTCCCTCAGTTACTCAGACTGGATGGATGTGATCTCCCCCAGCTCGAAGGGTTTGATGTAGAAGGTTCCACTACCCTGCCCTTTCATTGCGGAGAAATCAAGAAGCTTGTCATGCGTTTCTTACAAGACTATTACGGTGTTTACGATTCAGATAACAGACAGCCCCTGTTGGATGCCTATCATGAAAggtcctccttctccttcagaGCTCATTTCCCTGGACAGAACCCCTCCACATGCGGACTGGGGGACTATCACAGAGACAGCTTCAATCTCCATAAGCTCAAAGAACCCACTGCACAATTCCACCTGTTAAAGCGCACGCGCTTGAGTGTGGTGGCCCTCCTTAACGAACTGCCCAAGACCCTGCATGACACTGCCTCCTTTAACATCCATGTCAACAGCTACAGCAATACGTCACTGTCATTCACTGTAAGCGGGGTGTTCAGAGAGGTGGACAGCAGATCTGCAGACTGCTTCAAAGCGTTCTCTCGGCTCTTCGTGGCCGTGCCAGCCAGGAGTGGCGGTCTGTGTATAGTGAATGACGAGCTGTGTGTGAAGAACGCCACAGAGGAGAAGATTCGGGGAGCCTTCAGGGCCATGGCCCCACCCCACTCCAGCGGCCCTGTGTGCACTGTCTCTGCATTCCAGCAGGAAATGCTGTCGGCCTTCTCACTCCAGTCCGGCATGAACCTGGAGTGGTCAAAGAAGTGTCTGGAGGACAACAAGTGGGATTTCAACAGAGCCGCTCACATCTTCACCAATCTGAAGGCCATGGGGAAGATCCCACACATTGCTTTCAGAAAGTGA
- the LOC118794727 gene encoding nuclear RNA export factor 1-like, which translates to MSSRAVWSFNKRITEHDDKAGVQQLRNCKGQGSFRGHPCRENWRKQKYQKRRRRSWFKITIPHGKKYDKKWLLNALQDECSLSFTPVKYHTQGYSVHFFIDDAAIASALSKASRKITGPKGYKLTVRMKPCSAPSFIHTELTPEELERLKQCMSKRFDGSEQALDLKSIGTDPDLMCQNIEMLLNRKSCMQAVIKIIEEHIPTLTSINLSTNQLCHLDGVEELLSKVPSLKALNLSRNGLKTEQELDKLQGFKLVELWLDGNPLCAHFKDQATYISAIRQRFPQLLRLDGCDLPQLEGFDVEGSTTLPFHCGEIKKLVMRFLQDYYGVYDSDNRQPLLDAYHERSSFSFRAHFPGQNPSTCGLGDYHRDSCNLHKLKEPTAQFHLLKRTRLSVVALLNELPKTLHDTASFNIHVNSYSNTSLSFTVSGVFREVDSRSADCFKAFSRLFVAVPARNGGLCIVNDELCVKNATEEKIRGAFRTMAPPHSSGPVCTVSAFQQEMLSAFSLQSGMNLEWSKKCLEDNKWDFNRAAHIFTNLKAMGKIPHIAFKN; encoded by the coding sequence ATGTCTTCTAGAGCGGTCTGGAGCTTCAATAAGCGAATTACAGAGCATGATGACAAGGCTGGTGTTCAGCAGCTACGTAACTGTAAAGGCCAGGGATCCTTCAGGGGTCACCCCTGTAGGGAAAATTGGAGGAAGCAGAAGTACCAAAAAAGACGCCGCAGGAGCTGGTTCAAGATTACGATCCCTCACGGGAAGAAGTATGACAAGAAATGGCTTCTGAACGCTCTGCAAGATGAGTGCTCCCTGTCCTTTACTCCGGTGAAATATCACACACAGGGCTACAGTGTGCACTTCTTCATCGATGATGCCGCCATTGCCAGTGCCCTGAGCAAAGCTTCACGCAAGATCACAGGTCCAAAGGGCTATAAGCTGACCGTGCGGATGAAACCGTGCTCAGCTCCCTCCTTCATTCACACAGAACTGACACCAGAGGAACTGGAGCGTCTCAAACAATGTATGTCCAAGCGCTTCGACGGCTCAGAGCAAGCACTTGACCTGAAGAGCATTGGGACAGACCCAGACCTAATGTGCCAGAACATTGAGATGCTCCTGAACAGGAAGAGCTGCATGCAGGCCGTAATTAAGATCATTGAGGAGCATATTCCCACCCTGACGAGCATAAACCTGAGCACCAACCAACTGTGCCACCTGGATGGCGTGGAAGAGCTGCTCAGTAAGGTGCCCAGTCTGAAGGCGCTCAATCTTTCCCGTAATGGGCTGAAGACAGAGCAAGAGCTGGACAAGCTGCAAGGTTTCAAGTTAGTGGAACTATGGCTGGATGGAAACCCCCTGTGCGCCCATTTCAAGGACCAGGCCACCTACATCAGCGCTATACGACAGCGGTTCCCTCAGTTACTTAGACTGGATGGATGTGATCTCCCCCAGCTCGAAGGGTTTGATGTAGAAGGTTCCACTACCCTGCCCTTTCATTGCGGAGAAATCAAGAAGCTTGTCATGCGTTTCTTACAAGACTATTACGGTGTTTACGATTCAGATAACAGACAGCCCCTGTTGGATGCCTATCATGAAAggtcctccttctccttcagaGCTCATTTCCCTGGACAGAACCCCTCCACATGCGGACTGGGGGACTATCACAGAGACAGCTGCAATCTCCATAAGCTCAAAGAACCCACTGCACAATTCCACCTGTTAAAGCGCACGCGCTTGAGTGTGGTGGCCCTCCTTAACGAACTGCCCAAGACCCTGCATGACACTGCCTCCTTTAACATCCATGTCAACAGCTACAGCAATACGTCACTGTCATTCACTGTAAGCGGGGTGTTCAGAGAGGTGGACAGCAGATCTGCAGACTGCTTCAAAGCGTTCTCTCGGCTCTTCGTGGCCGTGCCAGCCAGGAATGGCGGTCTGTGTATAGTGAATGACGAGTTGTGTGTGAAGAACGCCACAGAGGAGAAGATTCGGGGAGCCTTCAGGACCATGGCCCCACCCCACTCCAGCGGCCCTGTGTGCACTGTCTCTGCATTCCAGCAGGAAATGCTGTCGGCCTTCTCACTCCAGTCTGGCATGAACCTGGAGTGGTCAAAGAAGTGTCTGGAGGACAACAAGTGGGATTTCAACAGAGCCGCTCACATCTTCACCAATCTGAAGGCCATGGGGAAGATCCCACACATTGCTTTCAAAAACTGA